One Arthrobacter sp. StoSoilB20 DNA segment encodes these proteins:
- a CDS encoding TetR/AcrR family transcriptional regulator, producing MSFDDQLPPKIRLLRAAAELLANSEGSAVSTRQITKLAGVTAPTLYHHFGDKEGLFDAVVSAGFEEYVAGERDFAPSGEPLEDVRRMWDNHVQFGLSQPHLYLVMFGNIRPESRPAIVADAEALLEEMLNKAAISGQINVPPREAARSILAANVGVTLMLIAEPVEERNLELSTMTRDSMIFAVSTDTARGAAADDSGKSSVVVAAIALNAALQASHSDQLSSSELKLFLEWLHRISSSS from the coding sequence ATGAGTTTCGATGACCAGCTTCCGCCTAAAATTCGGTTGCTTCGCGCAGCTGCCGAGTTGCTGGCGAATTCGGAGGGGTCAGCGGTCTCAACGCGCCAGATCACCAAGCTTGCCGGGGTCACGGCGCCCACGCTCTACCACCACTTCGGAGACAAAGAGGGTTTGTTCGACGCCGTCGTATCAGCCGGATTTGAAGAGTATGTGGCGGGGGAGCGGGATTTTGCACCGTCCGGGGAGCCCTTGGAAGACGTCCGGCGGATGTGGGACAACCACGTCCAGTTCGGGCTGAGCCAACCCCATCTGTATCTGGTGATGTTCGGCAACATCAGGCCGGAAAGCCGCCCAGCGATCGTGGCCGATGCTGAAGCGCTTCTGGAAGAGATGCTGAACAAGGCCGCTATCTCGGGCCAGATCAACGTGCCGCCCCGCGAAGCGGCCCGCAGCATTCTGGCCGCCAACGTGGGCGTCACGCTCATGCTGATCGCTGAACCGGTGGAAGAAAGGAACCTCGAGCTCTCAACGATGACCCGGGATTCCATGATTTTTGCTGTCTCCACGGACACTGCCCGTGGCGCCGCGGCGGACGATTCCGGTAAATCGTCCGTGGTTGTTGCGGCAATCGCCCTGAATGCGGCACTGCAGGCCTCACATTCAGACCAACTTTCCAGCTCTGAATTGAAGCTGTTCCTTGAGTGGCTTCACCGCATTTCCAGCAGCTCCTAA
- a CDS encoding HPr family phosphocarrier protein, producing MPERTATIASRSGLHARPAALFAEAAGEQPVEVTIAMQGEPAEDALDAASILSLMTLGAAKGDVVVLRAEGDGADAALDALVKLLETDLDAE from the coding sequence ATGCCCGAACGCACAGCCACCATCGCCAGCCGCTCCGGACTGCATGCCCGCCCGGCCGCCTTGTTTGCCGAGGCCGCCGGCGAACAGCCCGTGGAAGTCACCATTGCCATGCAGGGTGAACCTGCCGAAGACGCCCTCGATGCCGCCAGCATCCTTTCGCTCATGACGCTCGGCGCCGCTAAGGGCGACGTCGTGGTGCTGCGGGCCGAGGGGGACGGTGCCGACGCTGCGCTGGACGCACTGGTGAAGCTCCTGGAGACGGACCTGGACGCGGAGTAG
- the ptsP gene encoding phosphoenolpyruvate--protein phosphotransferase, whose translation MQNFQGVGVSPGRIIGSVRQMPKPVSEPPSGERLGADVSPEDAVAGLKAAAQSVHDELKARADSASGDGKAVLEATALMAKDTMLLKSASKLINAGSSAERAIWEAGASVSEMLHNLGGYMAERATDVLDVRARIVAELRGVPAPGIPASDTPFILVAEDLAPADTATLNPAVVQALVTSGGGPQSHTAIIARSLGLPAVVAAHGVDDIADGTEIYVDGAAGFVAVSPTEEHRTAATAWAETSATLAAFDGNGTTADGHLVPLLANVGGAKDAVAAAGLGAQGVGLFRTEFCFLERDTEPSVDEQAAAYKAVFDAFPGKKVVLRTLDAGADKPLPFLTDATEPNPALGVRGYRTDFTTPGVLERQLEAIARAASESEADVWVMAPMISTAAEAGRFASLCAAAGIQTPGVMVEVPSAALTAATVLREVGFASLGTNDLTQYAMAADRQLGPLAELNTPWQPAVLRLVQLTVEGASQESTGREGDAKPVGVCGEAAADPALAVVLTGLGVTTLSMTARSLAAVGTVLKTVTLEQAQELAQLALSAPSALEARDWVRAKLPVLEELGL comes from the coding sequence GTGCAGAATTTCCAAGGAGTAGGGGTAAGCCCTGGCCGCATCATTGGTTCCGTCCGCCAGATGCCCAAGCCGGTGAGCGAACCGCCGTCGGGCGAGCGGTTGGGTGCGGACGTCAGTCCGGAGGACGCCGTCGCCGGCTTGAAAGCCGCCGCGCAGTCCGTCCATGACGAGCTCAAGGCACGTGCGGACAGCGCTTCGGGCGACGGCAAAGCCGTCCTCGAGGCCACCGCGCTCATGGCCAAGGACACCATGCTCCTGAAATCGGCCAGCAAGCTCATCAACGCCGGATCCTCGGCTGAGCGGGCCATCTGGGAAGCCGGCGCCTCGGTCTCCGAGATGCTGCACAACCTTGGTGGCTACATGGCCGAGCGCGCCACCGACGTCCTGGATGTCCGCGCCCGGATCGTGGCCGAACTCCGCGGCGTCCCTGCTCCCGGCATCCCTGCCTCGGACACGCCTTTCATCCTGGTGGCCGAAGACCTCGCCCCCGCCGACACCGCAACGCTGAACCCCGCGGTGGTTCAGGCACTGGTCACCTCCGGAGGCGGCCCGCAGTCCCACACAGCCATCATCGCGCGCTCACTCGGCCTGCCCGCAGTGGTTGCGGCGCACGGTGTTGATGACATTGCGGACGGAACCGAGATCTACGTGGACGGCGCGGCAGGCTTCGTGGCCGTCTCGCCCACCGAAGAGCACCGCACTGCCGCTACGGCCTGGGCGGAAACGTCCGCAACCCTTGCAGCCTTCGACGGTAACGGCACGACGGCGGACGGCCACCTGGTGCCGCTGCTCGCCAACGTCGGTGGAGCCAAGGATGCCGTAGCCGCAGCCGGTTTGGGTGCCCAGGGAGTGGGCCTGTTCCGCACGGAATTCTGCTTCCTGGAACGCGACACCGAGCCGTCAGTGGATGAGCAAGCGGCAGCCTACAAGGCCGTTTTCGATGCATTCCCGGGTAAGAAGGTTGTCCTGCGCACCCTCGACGCCGGCGCCGACAAACCCCTCCCCTTCCTCACCGATGCCACCGAACCCAACCCTGCACTGGGTGTACGCGGCTATCGCACCGATTTCACCACGCCCGGCGTCCTGGAACGCCAGCTGGAGGCAATAGCCCGGGCTGCTTCGGAATCCGAGGCCGATGTGTGGGTCATGGCCCCCATGATCTCCACGGCTGCCGAAGCCGGACGTTTCGCCTCGCTGTGTGCCGCCGCTGGAATCCAGACGCCCGGCGTCATGGTGGAAGTTCCCTCCGCTGCACTGACTGCCGCCACCGTGTTGCGGGAAGTCGGGTTTGCCTCGCTGGGAACCAATGACCTCACGCAATACGCCATGGCCGCCGACCGCCAACTCGGCCCCCTCGCCGAGCTCAACACGCCGTGGCAGCCGGCCGTGCTTCGGCTGGTGCAGCTCACTGTTGAAGGTGCTTCCCAGGAAAGCACGGGCCGGGAAGGCGATGCGAAGCCCGTTGGTGTCTGTGGTGAGGCAGCCGCGGACCCGGCACTCGCCGTCGTTCTTACCGGTTTGGGCGTCACCACCTTGTCCATGACCGCTCGCTCGTTGGCGGCGGTCGGGACTGTGCTGAAGACTGTGACGTTGGAGCAGGCGCAGGAACTCGCGCAGCTCGCTTTGTCTGCGCCGAGTGCTCTTGAGGCCCGCGATTGGGTCCGCGCAAAGCTCCCCGTGCTCGAAGAGCTCGGCCTCTAA